The following proteins are encoded in a genomic region of Pseudomonadota bacterium:
- a CDS encoding (Fe-S)-binding protein produces the protein MKVPLEEFKLKKEFEGKTATWHDPCHLVRYQNIKDQPRMILKALKGLKYVEMPNADMCCGMGGSFSVYHYDLTKKIADKKMDGIKATGADIVVTACPGCMINLIDNVLRNKMPQKVYHFLELXXFSGAC, from the coding sequence ATGAAGGTACCACTGGAAGAATTCAAACTGAAAAAGGAATTTGAAGGTAAGACGGCCACATGGCACGACCCGTGCCACCTTGTAAGGTATCAGAACATTAAAGACCAGCCAAGGATGATCCTGAAGGCTTTAAAAGGTTTGAAATATGTTGAAATGCCCAATGCTGATATGTGCTGTGGTATGGGCGGTTCCTTTAGCGTTTATCACTATGACCTTACAAAGAAGATTGCAGATAAAAAAATGGACGGCATCAAAGCAACAGGCGCAGATATAGTCGTTACTGCATGTCCTGGTTGCATGATAAATTTAATCGACAATGTTCTGAGAAATAAGATGCCACAGAAGGTGTACCATTTTCTGGAGCTNNNNNCATTTTCTGGAGCTTGTTGA